The stretch of DNA ATATAGATCTTGAAGCTGCTACAGAAAATGGAGTTATTGTTGTCAATGCGCCAAATGGGAATACAAACTCTGCAGCAGAGCATACGATGGCAATGATTATGGCATTATCAAGAAATATCCCACAAGCTTATCACGCGTTAAAACAAAAACAATGGGATCGAAAACGTTTTGTAGGCGTTGAGTTAAAACAAAAGACACTGGGCATTGTCGGATTAGGAAGGATCGGTGCTGAAGTAGCTGCTCGAGCAAAAGGTCAACGTATGAATGTCATTGCCTACGATCCTTTCTTCACAGAAGAAAAAGCAGAACAAATGGGTGTTCAATATGGGACACTAGAAGACGTATTACGTGCAGGTGATTTTATCACTGTCCATACCCCACTGCTTAAGGAAACAAAGCATTTAATTAACAAAGATGCTTTTGACCTGATGAAAGATGGTGTACAAATTGTTAATTGCGCTCGGGGCGGAATTATTGATGAAGATGCATTATACGATGCAATACAGTCTGGAAAAGTAGCAGGTGCCGCACTTGATGTGTTCGAACAAGAACCTTTTACAGAGCATAAGTTGTTAACACTTCCCGAAGTTGTAGCCACACCGCACTTAGGTGCGAGTACTGTAGAAGCTCAAGAAGTAGTCGCTATTGATGTGAGTCATGATGTCCTCAGGTTCTCTCAAGGAGAAGCAGTTCGTAATCCTGTTAATATGCCATCAGTTCCAAGCGAGATCATGTATAAAATTGAGCCGTACTTCCACCTTGCTGAAAAGCTCGGTACATTTATTACAGATTTAACAAAAGAAGTGGTAAGCGAAGTAAAAATTACGTATGCTGGTGATTTAGCAGATATTGAAATTGCACCATTAACTCGGAATGCGGTTAAAGGTCTCTTAAAACGTTACTTAGGAAGTAGAATCAATGATGTAAACGCATTGTTTCTAGCTGACCGCAAAGGAATTGAGGTCAGTGAAAGTAAAACGTCGTCTAAAAAAGGGTTCACAAACTTAATCACAATTGAGGTTTCAGGAAAATTTGGAACTAGAAAAGTAGCAGGAACATTATTAAATGGTTTAGGTCCACGTTTAGTTCGTGTCGATGAGTACCGCGTAGATATAACACCAGAAGGTCATATGGTTGTAATCCAACATCGTGATCAGCCAGGGGTTATTGGTCGAATGGGAAGTACTATCGCAAAACATGATATTAATATTGCTACGATGCAAGTGGATCGCTCAGATATTGGTGGAGACGCTATTATGATTCTAACCATAGATCGACACCTAGCAGATGAAGCATTAAACGAAATCGAAAGCCTAGATGAAATTAAATCAGTTACTGCGATTGATTTATAAATAAAGTTCCATCGAGATCAGTTATAACAACCATTAATAGATGTTTTGATTTTCATTACAGACGGCGCTTTCCGCAGGCACCGGTTTTTAGCTAACTTGAAAAGAAGAACTCTTTTTAAGTTAGCTGAAGCCGTGCTGTTCCTGCAGGAGTCGCCGTCTTCCATTACTATCAAAGCCAAGTTATTAAAAACATTCCAATTCCACATAAAATATCTTAGTATGAAAATGAATCTACTAGCGTTACTAATTCATCTAATGATTTTATTTCATATGCTGGTTGAATATCCGTTTCATTTGTTTGATTAAATCGGT from Oceanobacillus iheyensis HTE831 encodes:
- the serA gene encoding phosphoglycerate dehydrogenase — encoded protein: MTFHVLISDPLSEEGLKPLQEAENIEVVINPGWNEQELSDQIDSFDAILVRSQTQVTRALIEKASNLKIIGRAGVGVDNIDLEAATENGVIVVNAPNGNTNSAAEHTMAMIMALSRNIPQAYHALKQKQWDRKRFVGVELKQKTLGIVGLGRIGAEVAARAKGQRMNVIAYDPFFTEEKAEQMGVQYGTLEDVLRAGDFITVHTPLLKETKHLINKDAFDLMKDGVQIVNCARGGIIDEDALYDAIQSGKVAGAALDVFEQEPFTEHKLLTLPEVVATPHLGASTVEAQEVVAIDVSHDVLRFSQGEAVRNPVNMPSVPSEIMYKIEPYFHLAEKLGTFITDLTKEVVSEVKITYAGDLADIEIAPLTRNAVKGLLKRYLGSRINDVNALFLADRKGIEVSESKTSSKKGFTNLITIEVSGKFGTRKVAGTLLNGLGPRLVRVDEYRVDITPEGHMVVIQHRDQPGVIGRMGSTIAKHDINIATMQVDRSDIGGDAIMILTIDRHLADEALNEIESLDEIKSVTAIDL